TGCGCGTGGAGTTCCCGCGCGCGGGCCGGATCGTCCGCGCCGCCGATGCGGTCTCCTTCACCGTCGGCCGCGGCGAGGTCGTCGGCCTCGTCGGCGAGTCCGGCTGCGGCAAGACCGCCACCGCGCTGGGGCTCGTGAGGCTCGTTCCTCCTCCCGGCCGGGTCGTCGACGGAGCGGTCCGGCTCGAGGGGACGGAGATCCTCTCGCTGTCGGAGCGCGAAATCCGTCGCTACCGCGGCGCCGGGATCGCCTACGTGCCGCAGGAGCCGGGAGCCGCGCTGAACCCCGTACTGAAGGTGGGCACGCAGATCGTCGACGTCATCCGCGCGCACCGGCACGTCCCCCGGAGCGAGGCCTGGGCGGAGGCCGTCGAGGCGCTGCGACGGGTGGGCATCCCCGACCCGGAGCGCAGGGCCCGCGAGTACCCGCACCAGTTCTCCGGCGGGATGAAGCAGCGGGCCCTGATCGCGCTGGCCCTCGCGGCGCGCCCGAAGGTCCTCGTCGCCGACGAGCCGACCACCGCGTTGGACGTCACCCTCCAGGCGGGGATTCTCGACCTCATCCGCTCGCTGGTCGAGGAGGGCCGGCTCCTCGGAGTGCTCCTCGTGACGCACGATCTCGGCGTCGTGGCGGCCCTGTGCGACCGGGTGCTGGTGATGTACGCGGGCCGGATCGTGGAGCGCGCCGGCGTGCGCGACCTCTTTACCGACCCGAGGCACCCGTACACGCGGGCGCTCCTGGCGAGCGTGCCGCGGCCGGAGGGGCGCCGCGGCCGCCTGGCGGCGATCCCCGGTCAGGTGCCGGACCTGGCCGATCTTCCGCCGGGGTGCGCCTTCCACCCGCGGTGCCCGCTGGCCCAGGAGAGGTGCCGCGAGCGGGTCCCGGACCTCGAACCCGCCGGCGGCGAGCGCGCCGTGGCCTGCCTGCTGGCCGAGCCGGTCGGGGCAGGGGAGGGCCGGTGACGGCGCCCCTGCTCGAGGTGCGCGGGCTCGTCAAGCACTTTCCCGTGCAGGGAGGGTGGTGGGGACCGCGCGCCCTCGTGCGCGCGGTCGATGGGGTCGATCTCGACGTCGGCCGGGGGGAGATTGTCGGGCTGGTCGGGGAGTCGGGGTCGGGAAAGACGACCCTCGGCAGGGCGGTGCTGCGGCTGCTCGAGCCGACGGCGGGTTCCGTGCGTTTCGACGGGATCGACCTGCTCGCGCTCCGGCCCCGGGAGCTGCGGCGCCTCCGGAGGCGGCTGCAGATCGTTTTCCAGGACGCCTCCACCGCGCTCAATCCTCGGATGCGCGTCAGGAGCCTGGTCGGGGAGCCCCTCGTGATCCACGGAATGGCGCGGGGGCGCGAACTCACCGAGCGCGTGGTGGCGCTCCTGGAGGAGGTCGGGCTGGACGCCGGCGCGCTGGACCGTTACCCGCACGAGTTTTCGGGCGGCCAGCGGCAGCGGATCGGGATCGCCCGGGCCCTTGCCGTGCGTCCCGAATTCGTCGTCCTCGACGAGCCGGTCTCCGCGCTCGACGTCTCGGTCCAGGCCCAGATCGTCAACCTCCTCCTCGAGCTGCAGGAAAAGCACCGGATGGCCTACCTGTTCATCAGCCACGACCTGGCGCTGATCGGGCATCTCTGCGACCGGATCGCCGTGATGTACCTCGGCCGGATCGTCGAGGAGGCGCGGGCGGCGGCGCTGCTCCGGGCGCCGCGCCACCCCTACACGAGAGCGCTGTTCGCGGCGGTGCCGCCCCCCGATCCCGAAAGGGCCCGGCGGCTCCGGGCGCCTCTCCCCGGGGAAATGCCGTCCCCGGTGGACCTGCCGCCGGGATGCCGGTTCCACCCGCGGTGTCCCCACGCCGAAGCGGCCTGCCGCGACCGGGACCCGGAGCTGAGGGAGATCGGCGCGGGCCACCGGGTGGCCTGCCACCTCGCCGAGACCCTGCCGGAGACGCCGCCCGTGGCGCGCCCGGCGACGAGCGGGCCGTCCGCCGAGCGGACGGCGCAGGAGGGCGAAGTCCAATGAAGCGATGGCATCGGACGATGGCCGCGGCGCTCGCCGCCGCGTGGACTCTGGCCGGCGGCGCGGGAGCGCAGGCGGAGGTCGGCACCGAGGGTCCGTGGCGTCTCTCGCTCGCCGACGCGGTGCAAATGGCGCTCGAGAACAACCTCGATCTGGCGGTGGGCCGGATCGAGCCGGAGCGGGCCCGCGAGTCGGTCGTGATCGCGCAGTCCGCCTTCGATCCCTCGTTCTCGGCCGGCGTCACGTGGAACGAACAGCAGCAGGAGCCGCGCAGCAGCGTCTCGCCCGAGTCGCAGACGGTGAAGGCGGTGACGCTCACCTACACCGATCCGCTCAGCACCGGCGGCCAGTGGTCCGCGCAGCTCAGCCACGGGGAGTTCTCCCAGACGTTCCCGGTGATCGGGAACGTGCAGATCCCGGCGGTCCCGAGCAGCTTCTCGACCTCGCTCACCCTGTCGATGCAGCATTCCCTGCTGCGGAACCTCGGGCTGTCGGTCAACAAGACCTCGATCGAACAGGCGCGGAACAGTCTGAAAATCTCGGAGGAGCAGTTCCGGGATCTCGTGATCCGCACCGTACAGCAGGTGGAAAACGCCTACTGGGACCTGGTCGGGACCCGCAAGCAGCTCGAGGTGGCGCAATCGTCGCTCGATCTCGCGAAAGATTTCCTCGAGCAGACCAAGATCCGCGTCGAGGTGGGGACGCTGCCGCCGATCGATATCACTCAGGCCAAAGCCGAGGTGGCGAGCCGGGTTCAGGACGTGATCGCCGCCGAGAACCGGGTGCGGGACGCCGAGGACGTGCTGCGCGCTCTCCTCCGCGTTCCGGAGGACTCGGAGAACTGGCAGCGGGAGATCCTGCCCACGGACGAGCCGGGCTTCTCGCCGGCGCCGGTCGACGCGGAGGCGGCGATCCGCACCGCCCTGGACCGGCGGTTCGAGGTCATCCAGGCCCGGCTGGCGCTCCGGAACGAGGAGCTCGGAGAGCGCTTCTACCGCAACCAGTTGAAGCCGGACCTGCGGATCAACGGCGACTACACCGTGACCGGGAACAACTTCGAGTTCGTCCCGCGAATCATCGACGGGAACGTCGTGGTGGTCACGGAGGTCGGCGGCCGCAGCGACTCCTTCTCGGAACTCCAGGACTTCGACAACACCAACTGGACCGTCAGCCTGAATTTCGTCCTCCCGGTCGGCAACCGGCGGGCCCGCGCCGACCATGCCCGCGCGCGGATGGCGGTGGAGCAGGCCCGGCTCAGGCTCGAGGCGGCGCGCCAGCAGATCCGGGTCGAGGTGCGCCAGGCGGTCAGGAGCGTCGAGACGGCGGCGCGCCAGGTCCAGGCGGCGCGGGCCAACCTGGAGTTGCAGCGCGAGAAGCTGGAAGCGGAGCAGAAGCGCTACGAGAACGGGCTGTCCACCGCCTACCAGGTGCTCCAGTTCCAGAACGACCTCCGGGTCGCCGAGAGCCAGGAGATCGCCGCGATCATCGACTACAACAAGGCGCTGACCGATCTCGAGCGGGCGCAGGCCACCCTCCTCGAGGCGCGTGGGATCGAACTTCCCTGATACGCACCCCGGAAGCTCCGGCCGGCCCGCGGCCGCTCGCCCGCCGCCTGCCACGGTCTTCGCGGGCTGCGCCCCTCCGGGCGCCGCGACGTTCAGCCCGCGCGTCGAGCCGCGGCGGAGCCCCCGGGGACACCGCCCCGGCGTTCCCCGACGCTCTGTCCGGAGCGGCGACCCGTGCGGCGCCCCCCGCCGCCCACCTCCGTTTTTCCGCGTGGCGGCGCCCCTCCGCACGTCGGTCCTCTTCCACCGCGCTTTTCGGGTGCAGCGGCGCCCCTCGGGGCGCCGCCGCGGCGGTCCGGGGAGGGCACGGCGGAGGTGCGGTGAAGGACCCGCTGGGCGTGGGGATGGCGCCCGTCGCTGGCTTGACAGCCCTCAGGGCCGCCCGTATTCTCGCGGCGCTCGTGTAAAGAGGTGCGCGTTGCGGCCTGCCGGAAGGCCCGCGCGCGCCGCACCCGCGCGGCGGCCCGCCCAGGATCGGCGGGCAGCGCGGAGCGGACCCAGATTCTCGGGACTCTCTGATGGCCCCGCGGATCGCGATGCGGGCGCCGGCTCTTCCGGCGGGCCGGAGCGCCCGCGGGATGCGGACGGGGCTGCCCGGCGCAGGCGGCGGGCCCTTTCGAGGAGGCAACGTGGGCGGTTTCGGCGGAACGCTCGTCTATTACTTCAACCAGGGCGGCATCGTGATGTGGCCGCTCCTGGGCCTGTCGATTCTGGGGCTTGTCGTGGTCCTCGAGCGCGGCTACACGCTGTACGTGAGGGCCAAGACGCGAACGGCGGAGCTGGTGGGCAAGGTGCGCCGGCTCGTGCAGGCCGGCGACATCGATCAGGCGATCAAGGCCTGCGACGTCTACAAGGGTCCTTCGGCGGCGATCATCAAGACGGCGCTTCTCCGCTGGGACGCCAATCGCGACGAGATGGAGAAGCTGCTGGAGACCGCGGCGCTGCACGAGATCGCCCGCCTCGAGCGCGGCGTGTGGATTCTCGCACTGATCTCCAACATCGCGCCCATTCTCGGCTTCCTCGGCACCGTCGTCGGCATGATCATGTCGTTCGACGTGATCGCGGCGGAGGGGCTGAACAACCCCGGCAAGGTCGCCAAGGGCATCTCGGTCGCGCTGATCACCACGGCGGGCGGCCTGATCGTCGCCGTGATGATGCTGCCGTTCTACAACTTCTACATGACGAAGATCGCCGGCTACATCCGGGAGATGGAGACGACGGCCAACATCTTGCTCGAGGTTCACGAGCAGAACCGGAAGTGACGCGGCGGGCGAGATGGCTTTCAAGCACAAGGCGAAGAAGATCGAGGCGTTCATCCCGACCGCCTCGATGGCCGATATCGCCTTCCTCCTGATCATCTTCTTCATGGTGACGACGCAGTTTCACGTGGACCGGAGCCGCGTCGAGCTGCCGAAGTCGTCGTTCCGCGAGGAGGTGCCGAAAGGATCGGCCTACGTCGTCATCGACGAGGAGCCGAAGGGCAGCCAGCAGTACCTCTACAAGTTCTCCGACGGGAAGAGCACTTCGCACCCCGTTGCCGACCTGTCGGAGATGGAGATCGAGGTCAACAGCGTCGCCGGCGTCGACCCCACGCGCCCCTTCGTGATCAAGGCGGAAGGCGACACGCCCTATCAGATGATCGACGACGTGATCGACATGTTGCGCCGGGCGGGTGTCGAGGAAATCATCCTCCTCACCAACCAGCGCACCGTCGAGGACGTCTCCTGAGCCGACGAGGCCGGCCGGTCGTGGCGGCATGAACGGCCCCACTGAGGCCGCGGAGCAGGACGGTGGAGATACGGGACAAGGTGAAAAGGCCGGAGGCGGAGATCTCGTCGGCGTCGATGGCCGACATCGCCTTCCTCCTGATCATCTTCTTCATGGTGACGGCCGTCTTCTCGGCCACGAAGGGGCTCGATTTCAAGCTCCCGAAGGAGGAGCAGCAGAATCGGGCGGTCGAGGAGGAGGAGGCGATCTTCTTCAAGGTCCTGGAGGACGGCAGCTTCCTGATGGATTGCCGGCCGGCGACCCTGGACGAGGTTCTTCCCTACATCGCTCCGAAGCTCGAGCGCTGGCCCGACAAGCCGATCATCATCTACACTAGACCCGACGCGCCCTACAAGGCGATGGTCAACGTCTACGACGTCCTGATGCAGTCGACGCAACCGGTGGAGAAAGGAGGTCTCGGGCTGAAGAAGGTCCCGAACATCTCCATCCCGACCCAGACGGAGGTCCGGGAGTACGAGCGCTTGTTCGGGGTCAACCCGTTCGAGCAGCAGTGCTGAGCGGGAGGGGGACGGAGAGCGCCATGACGGACCGGACACCCCCTCAGGGCCAGGCACCCAGGCCGGCGCCGGCGGCCGCCGGCGGGGCAGGCTCGGGCGAGCTCGTCAGCGAGATCTTCCTGCACGAGGAGTTCGCCGACGTCGGTTTCAAGAACAACTGGCCCTTCTGGCTGATCGCCGGGCTGATCCACCTGGTGATCTTCATGATCACCTTCCCCGAGATCAAGTTCCAGCCGCCGGCGGTCTCCGCCAATCGCAAGGTTCTCACCGTCCGGAAGTACACGCCGCCCCCTCCGAAGCAGCAGCCGAAGAAGAAGATCGAGAAGAAGCTCACGAAGAAGGTGCCGATCCCCGATCCCACGCCGGAGGAGCCCGAGCCGATCATCGAGCCGGAGCCGCCGCCGGAGCCGGAGCCGCTTCCGGACGACGTGGAGATCGTCCTGGGGGACCCGGAGCCGCCGCCGATGACAGGGCCGCTGATGCCCGGCATCGGAGGGGTGACGTCGCCCGAGCTGATCCCGGAGACCAAAGTCGAGCCGGAGTACCCGGAGTTGGCCCGGAAGGCGAGGATCGAGGGGAAGGTGATTCTCCGGGCGGTGATCCGGAAGGACGGTACGGTGGGCGACATCGAGGTTCTGCGCGCCCCGATGCCGGACCTCGGTTTCACCGAGGCGGCGATCGCCGCTGTGCGGCAGTGGCGCTACCGCCCCGGCGTGCAGAACGGCCGTCCCGTGGACGTCTACCTGACGGTCACCGTGAACTTCACGCTCCAGTGAGGCCGAGGGCGAAGGCTTACGAATCGGTAATGTTTCGTTTGACAAATCGCTGCCGCGGTGCGACAAAAGAAATGCCGCACCGCGTCGTAAGGCCGCCCGCGCCCGACCGGTCCGGCGCGGAGACGGAGCCGGGCCCCCGCCATGGGATCGGGGCCGGCGCCGAGCCCAGGAGGCAGCCGTGAAAGACGCCAGAAACGGACTTCCCGTCGTGGTCGGAGCCCTCGTCGCGCTCCTCTGCGTCTCGCTCGCCGTTCCGCCGGCGCTGGCGGACTACGAGCAGGCGATGTCGTACTTCCGGCAAAAGAAGTACGTGGAGGCGGCGGCCGAGTTCGAGGCCCTCCTGAGCAACGCTCCCGACTGGGACTACGGCTATTTCATGCTCGGGACCTGCTACCTCCAGCTTCGCAAGTACCGGGACGCGGAGCAGCAGTACCGGAAAGCCATCGAGCTCAACAACAGCAAGTTCCCCTACCACCTGAACCTCGCCCAAGCGCTGCTCCAGCTCAAGAAGTACGACGACGTCGTCGTGACCCTGGACCGGGCCGAGGACCTCGCCGCCACGGACCGCGAGAAGCGGCTTCTGAGGAAGTTCCGCGGCCTGGCCCTGGCACGGGTGAAGGACTACGCCCGGGCGATCGAGGACTTGAATGCGGTGAACGACGGCAAGGACTACGCCGTCGCCGCCGAGCTCGGCCGGGTGTGCTACACCGTGGGCAAGTACGCGTGCGCGGTCAAGGCCCTGGAGCAGGCCATCGCCTTGAAGAAGGACGACGCGCGGTCCCTCAAGCTGCTGTCCCAGGCCCACCTCGAATCGGCCCGGAAGAGCACCGCCAAGGCGCAGAAGGCCGCCGAATACCGGAAGGCGGCCGAGGCGGCGCGGCGCCTGCTCGCCCTCGAGCCGGATTCGACGGAGGGGCACGAACTGCTCGGGGCCGCGCTGCTCGGCGCGGACGACTTCGCCGGGGCCATCGCCGAGTTCGAGGCGGTCCTGGCGCGGGAGCCGAAGAACTGCACGGCGATGCTCAACATCGCCCAGGCCTACCCCAAGCTGGAGAAATGGGACAAGGTGCTCGAGTGGGGAAAGAAGGCCGCGGAGTGCGACCCGAAGAGCTATCTCGCCTACAACCAGATCGCCTTCGCCTACAACAAGATGCACCGCTGGGACGACGCGGAGGCGGCTGCGTCGAAAGCCCTGTCGCTGAAGGACAACCCCAGCTCGCGCCAGCAGCTCGAGATCGCCCGGAAGGGCCGGGAGGCGGAGGAGACGAACCGCCGGGCGGAAGCGGAGCGGATCGCCTACGAGAAGGCCCTCGAGGAGCAGCGCCGGCGGGAGGAGGAGGAACGCCGGCGGATCGAGGAGTACAAGATCCGTACCGGCCAGGCCGGGACATCCAAGCCGGACGCGAAGAGCGGCGGGGAGGGGGGCGGCGGCGCCCCCTGAGGCCCGCGGATCCCCCGTCCGCGCCCCCCGAGCCGGTTGGCCGGGGGGCGCCTTCGTGTATAACCTCTCCCCTCTCTCGGATTCGTTGACAGCCGGACGGGCGGATTGCTAGCATCCCGGACCCTGTCCGAGCCGGCGGCGCGCGGAGGGTGGGTGCGGCCGGCCCCTTCAGGCCGCGGAGGCGTTCCCGCATGAGCGACAGCGCCTGGGGTCTGCTCTTCCTCGCCGTTCTCGCGGTGGCGATGCCGGCGGGGATGATCGTCGTGTCGTGGGTGGCCGGACGGCCGCGCACGGGCAGTCTGACGGACGTCACCCCCTACGAGTGCGGCAAGAAGCCGTTCACCTCGGCGAGGCGCCGCTACTCGGTCGGCTTCTATCTCATCGCGATGCTCTTCATCGTCTTCGACATCGAGGCGGCTTTCCTCTATCCGTGGGCGCTGCAGCTCGGCGACGCCGCCGCCGAAGTCGGTCGCGGCTTCGTCCTCGCGGAGATGCTGGTCTTCCTGACGATCGTGATCGCCGGGTTCGTCTACGTGTGGGCGCGTGGCGCCCTGGATTGGGAGAGCTGAGGGTGTCCGGAGCGTTCGACAGCTATCCCGGAAAGGGTGAGTTCTGGGACATCGGCCCGACCGCGGACAGACTCCGCCAGGAATTCCCGGATGCCGTGCTCGAGGTCCGCGATTTCCGCGGGGAACGGACCGTGGTGGTCGCCCGGGAAAAGCTGTTCGAAGTGCTCGCCTTTCTTCGCGACGATCCGGAGACCGACTTCGACTTCCTCACCGACGTGACGGCTGTCCACTGGCCGGCCCGCGAAGAGCCGTTCGACATCGTCTACCACCTCTATTCGATGTCCCGGAATCGGCGACTCCGGGTGAAGTGCCGGGTGCCCGATCCACCCACCGTCCCGAGCGTCGTCGCCCTGTGGCCCACGGCGAACTGGCTCGAGCGCGAGTGCTACGACATGTTCGGCGTCACCTTCGAGGGGCATCCCGATCTGCGGCGCATCCTGATGCCCGAGGATTACGAGGGCTGGCCGCTGCGCAAGGAGTTCCCGCTCAAATGCTGAGGGCCGGCGCGGTTCAGGCTGCGGGAGGTGAACGGTGAGCGATTCGCTACTCCGCGACGGGTCGGCGGCCGGCGACCGCGAGGGCACCATCACCATCAACATGGGGCCCTCGCACCCCTCGACGCACGGCGTGCTCCGCCTCGTGCTCGAACTCGAGGGCGAGGAAGTCCGAAGCTGCAAGGCCGA
This genomic interval from Acidobacteriota bacterium contains the following:
- a CDS encoding ABC transporter ATP-binding protein → MRGRARRPPFAARSEPPAPATRVRRSGAVLALPDRRQARRTGTDALGAEPLLAVEGLRVEFPRAGRIVRAADAVSFTVGRGEVVGLVGESGCGKTATALGLVRLVPPPGRVVDGAVRLEGTEILSLSEREIRRYRGAGIAYVPQEPGAALNPVLKVGTQIVDVIRAHRHVPRSEAWAEAVEALRRVGIPDPERRAREYPHQFSGGMKQRALIALALAARPKVLVADEPTTALDVTLQAGILDLIRSLVEEGRLLGVLLVTHDLGVVAALCDRVLVMYAGRIVERAGVRDLFTDPRHPYTRALLASVPRPEGRRGRLAAIPGQVPDLADLPPGCAFHPRCPLAQERCRERVPDLEPAGGERAVACLLAEPVGAGEGR
- a CDS encoding ABC transporter ATP-binding protein, translated to MTAPLLEVRGLVKHFPVQGGWWGPRALVRAVDGVDLDVGRGEIVGLVGESGSGKTTLGRAVLRLLEPTAGSVRFDGIDLLALRPRELRRLRRRLQIVFQDASTALNPRMRVRSLVGEPLVIHGMARGRELTERVVALLEEVGLDAGALDRYPHEFSGGQRQRIGIARALAVRPEFVVLDEPVSALDVSVQAQIVNLLLELQEKHRMAYLFISHDLALIGHLCDRIAVMYLGRIVEEARAAALLRAPRHPYTRALFAAVPPPDPERARRLRAPLPGEMPSPVDLPPGCRFHPRCPHAEAACRDRDPELREIGAGHRVACHLAETLPETPPVARPATSGPSAERTAQEGEVQ
- a CDS encoding TolC family protein; its protein translation is MKRWHRTMAAALAAAWTLAGGAGAQAEVGTEGPWRLSLADAVQMALENNLDLAVGRIEPERARESVVIAQSAFDPSFSAGVTWNEQQQEPRSSVSPESQTVKAVTLTYTDPLSTGGQWSAQLSHGEFSQTFPVIGNVQIPAVPSSFSTSLTLSMQHSLLRNLGLSVNKTSIEQARNSLKISEEQFRDLVIRTVQQVENAYWDLVGTRKQLEVAQSSLDLAKDFLEQTKIRVEVGTLPPIDITQAKAEVASRVQDVIAAENRVRDAEDVLRALLRVPEDSENWQREILPTDEPGFSPAPVDAEAAIRTALDRRFEVIQARLALRNEELGERFYRNQLKPDLRINGDYTVTGNNFEFVPRIIDGNVVVVTEVGGRSDSFSELQDFDNTNWTVSLNFVLPVGNRRARADHARARMAVEQARLRLEAARQQIRVEVRQAVRSVETAARQVQAARANLELQREKLEAEQKRYENGLSTAYQVLQFQNDLRVAESQEIAAIIDYNKALTDLERAQATLLEARGIELP
- a CDS encoding MotA/TolQ/ExbB proton channel family protein codes for the protein MAPRIAMRAPALPAGRSARGMRTGLPGAGGGPFRGGNVGGFGGTLVYYFNQGGIVMWPLLGLSILGLVVVLERGYTLYVRAKTRTAELVGKVRRLVQAGDIDQAIKACDVYKGPSAAIIKTALLRWDANRDEMEKLLETAALHEIARLERGVWILALISNIAPILGFLGTVVGMIMSFDVIAAEGLNNPGKVAKGISVALITTAGGLIVAVMMLPFYNFYMTKIAGYIREMETTANILLEVHEQNRK
- a CDS encoding biopolymer transporter ExbD, with the translated sequence MAFKHKAKKIEAFIPTASMADIAFLLIIFFMVTTQFHVDRSRVELPKSSFREEVPKGSAYVVIDEEPKGSQQYLYKFSDGKSTSHPVADLSEMEIEVNSVAGVDPTRPFVIKAEGDTPYQMIDDVIDMLRRAGVEEIILLTNQRTVEDVS
- a CDS encoding biopolymer transporter ExbD — encoded protein: MEIRDKVKRPEAEISSASMADIAFLLIIFFMVTAVFSATKGLDFKLPKEEQQNRAVEEEEAIFFKVLEDGSFLMDCRPATLDEVLPYIAPKLERWPDKPIIIYTRPDAPYKAMVNVYDVLMQSTQPVEKGGLGLKKVPNISIPTQTEVREYERLFGVNPFEQQC
- a CDS encoding energy transducer TonB, giving the protein MTGPLMPGIGGVTSPELIPETKVEPEYPELARKARIEGKVILRAVIRKDGTVGDIEVLRAPMPDLGFTEAAIAAVRQWRYRPGVQNGRPVDVYLTVTVNFTLQ
- a CDS encoding tetratricopeptide repeat protein; the protein is MKDARNGLPVVVGALVALLCVSLAVPPALADYEQAMSYFRQKKYVEAAAEFEALLSNAPDWDYGYFMLGTCYLQLRKYRDAEQQYRKAIELNNSKFPYHLNLAQALLQLKKYDDVVVTLDRAEDLAATDREKRLLRKFRGLALARVKDYARAIEDLNAVNDGKDYAVAAELGRVCYTVGKYACAVKALEQAIALKKDDARSLKLLSQAHLESARKSTAKAQKAAEYRKAAEAARRLLALEPDSTEGHELLGAALLGADDFAGAIAEFEAVLAREPKNCTAMLNIAQAYPKLEKWDKVLEWGKKAAECDPKSYLAYNQIAFAYNKMHRWDDAEAAASKALSLKDNPSSRQQLEIARKGREAEETNRRAEAERIAYEKALEEQRRREEEERRRIEEYKIRTGQAGTSKPDAKSGGEGGGGAP
- a CDS encoding NADH-quinone oxidoreductase subunit A translates to MSDSAWGLLFLAVLAVAMPAGMIVVSWVAGRPRTGSLTDVTPYECGKKPFTSARRRYSVGFYLIAMLFIVFDIEAAFLYPWALQLGDAAAEVGRGFVLAEMLVFLTIVIAGFVYVWARGALDWES
- a CDS encoding NADH-quinone oxidoreductase subunit C, encoding MGELRVSGAFDSYPGKGEFWDIGPTADRLRQEFPDAVLEVRDFRGERTVVVAREKLFEVLAFLRDDPETDFDFLTDVTAVHWPAREEPFDIVYHLYSMSRNRRLRVKCRVPDPPTVPSVVALWPTANWLERECYDMFGVTFEGHPDLRRILMPEDYEGWPLRKEFPLKC